The Corynebacterium callunae DSM 20147 genomic sequence ACAACGACGAACTTAGGCGCAGGATTTTCTCCCAATGTTGTCGGTGCGCCCGCACCGATTATCGGTACTCCACTGGGTAGGCATGTCACGACAGGAGCCGATGTGGGTTGTGACGCAATGAGTTGGTTTCGAGAGGGCATTATCGCTAACCCTTCGGCTTTTGTGCTCTCACTGCCAGGTTTGGGAAAATCGACACTCATCCGAAAAATGCTCATGGGTGGGGTAGCCCAGGGTCACATCCCGATCATTGCTGGTGATATCAAAGGTGAATATGTTGGTTTTACGCAGCAAGTCGGTGGTCAGGTCATCACGATTGGCCATGGTGAAGGCAAAATCAACCCGCTGGATGTCGGTGCTCTTGGTCGTGTGATTCCGCTTCTGGAGTCTTCGAAAGAACATCTCGAAAAAACTGGTAACGGTGATCTCATCGAGCGTGCGAAAGAACAGGTTCACGGGAGACAGGTCACGATGGTGGCCACCTTGGTGGGGCTTGGACGAGGTGCTCCCATTGCAGACTGGGAAGCGATGCTTGTTTCTGTTACGCTTCGTGAGCTTTCTGCTGATTCTCGATTTTCATGGGAACATCCTCCAATTTTGACCGACCTTATCGAGATTCTTGAAGAGGGAAGCACGAATCTGAGGAAAAAGGCGCGTGCCCGAACGGATGAAGCTTGGCAGGAACGTATTGATGATCTTGTTCTTTCACTCAACGCCTTGCTCGATGGTGCTACGGGACAGATTTTTGCAGGTCAAACCACTGATCCCATCCAAGTTGATTCCACAGCCGTATGTATTGATGTTTCTGCCGTTGACCGTGGGGATTCCTCTATGAAAGCCGCGGTAATGATGGCGTGTTGGTCGTCTGCGTTCGGTGCGATTGAAGCCTCACACATGCTTGCTGATGCAGGGCTTGGTGATCAGAAATACTTTTCAGTCACCCTCGACGAGATGTGGCAAGTGCTTTCTTCGGCACCGGACATGGTGGGACAGGTAGACAGCTTGACTCGATTGAACCGTACGAGTGCCACTGCGCTGCACATGATTACACACACATTCAAAGACCTGGAATCACTACCAACAGAAGAAGATCGTAAAAAAGCGATGGGCTTTATTGAGCGTGCTGGGATGGTGGTTTGCGGTGGGCTGCCGAACTCTGAGCTGGATATCCTTTCTTCTCGGTTGGAGTTTTCTCCGGCTGAAGCCTCGATGATCACATCTTGGTCAAAAGGCGCACATTTGCGCCGGTCACGAACTTTTGGTGCCCGATCCTCACCTCCTGGCCGTGGTCGATTCATGATCAAGCCGTCGAAAGATGGCTCAGCAGGTGTCCCAGTTCAGGTGGTACTTACTCCCACTGAAATTACTGATCGTCTTCATGACACAAACCAGCGCTTTGATACTTATTTCTCGGATGGTGAGTCATGAGGGCGCACCGTTTTTCAGCAGAGTTCCGAGATGAAGTGATCAAAGAATTCATCACGACGTGGGAGTCCTATAGTCACCCCACGAAAGCGGCCACCACGATTGCTTGTGAAAACGGAATTGGAAGATCCACGCTTGAAGGTTGGCTGCGTCAGGAAGGCGTGTGGCCAGCCCCGCGAGCAGGTCGGATCTTAGAACTTGAACAGGAAGTTCGTCGTCTCCGTGCGAAGGTCGAAGAGTTAAAGAAGAAAGCAGTATGAAAAAGGTCATTGCAATAGCTTTGGCTATTGTGCTGTTTATCGTTATCTTAGTTTCTGCGATTATGAGCAGCGACGAGGAAAAGTGCTACCCATCGCGTCAGCCGATGGGATCAGGTGTTCCGGCAGGGGCTTTTTCTTTGCCTGAGGCTAACGCCATGGATCACATCACGTCTGGTTTTCGTAGTGCGGATCGTCCGACACACCAAGGACTGGACATTGCGCAAGGCGCAGGAACTCCGCTGTATGCGTTTGCTGATGGTGTGGTCTCTAAAGCTGGATCGGCTTCTGGTTTTGGGCAGTGGATCGTTCTAGATCATCAGCTCGATGGGCAGCTAGTGTCCACGGTCTACGGGCATCTTTTCCCAGAGGATGTTCACGTCAGTGCAGGTGACACCGTTAAAGCAGGCCAACACATCGGCAATGAGGGTTATAATGGCGAGGTTTATCCACCAGGTGAGCAGGGGGCACACCTGCACTTTGAAGTCTGGCCTGGAGGCCGTGATGCTGGAGCATCTGTAGATCCCATGCCGTGGTTAGAGCGTGCTGTGGAACCAGGAACAGCAGACAGCCCAGATACTGAGACATCACCTATTCCTACCCCTGTGCTTGATGCCGATTCTTCCACTCGTCTCGATGAAACGAACCTGCAAACTGACGCCATCAAACTGGGGCGTGCTCTCGTGGCGCAATTCCCAGAAGTAGCCGCATTCGGTGGATGGCGAGCAAATGGTGGATACGCCTCAGATCACACAGAAGGCCGCTCAATTGATGCAATGATCGCGGATTATTCCAGCTCAGAGGGTATTGCGCTAGGAAACAGAATCCGTGACTATGTGCTGGTGAACAAAGAGGCATTTAATGTCGACTATGTGATCTGGAGACAAGAACTGTTTCCGGCGAATGGGTCTCCATACATGATGGAAGACCGACATAGTTTGACTGAAAACCATTTTGATCATGTCCATATTTCAGTGCTAGGAGCAGGGCTTCCCAATGGATCAGAAACCTATGATGTGCCAGGATCGGACGGCAGTTCACCAAACTTTGCCACCGGTGACTGTGATACGAACCTGTCCGCAGAACACGTGGATGCTGATTTGGATGAGGCGACGATTCCAGAAGAGCTTCGCAGGTGGTTCCAGCTCGCCGGTCAGGTATGCCCAGAAGTCTCAGCACCTACTGTTACCGGTCTTGTGTTCCATGAATCAGGTGGGTTCAATGCCAATGCAGTCTCGCCTGTCGGCGCACAGGGATACGGCCAATTCATGCCAGGCACGTGGGCAAGTGTCGGTGCGAAAGTCGATGAGAATGGCCAGGTCATTGGGGCACCGGGTTCAGGATCACCCAGTGATCCGGGCGACGCGATTATGGCCTCTGCACGCTATCTCTGCGAGATCGCAGAGTCACAAGAACCCATGATTGCTTCGGGGGAAATTTCTGGTGATCCGCTTTCACTGATGCTGGCTGGCTACAACGCTGGGCCTGGAGCAGTGCAGCAGTACGGAGGGGTACCGCCGTATGCAGAGACACAAAAATATGTCGTGATTGTGCCACAAGAAATTGAACGCTTCACCAAAGTCTAGAAAGGGGATCGACATGGAGAAAAAAGCTTCTCCAACAGTAATAATCATGGCCGTTGTGGTGACTCTTGCCGTAATCGCTGGCATTGCCTGGATGGTGTGGGCAAGCATTGCGCCAAAACAAGCAGATCTCACCGCAGATCAGGAAATTGTGAGCCACGAAGGACACGATCATGCTGACCCAACGAAAACTAGTGCTCAGGCAGCAGCACAAGCTGTTATGGGCGCGGCATATAGCTGGCAGCCAGCTCACTTTGAGACTCCGCTCGATGGGCTTCTTGGGGTTTCTGATCGTCTCACCGAAGAACTTGCTGAGCAGATGGAGATTGCAGCGACCGATCCTAATCATGTTGTTGCCAATGAGTGGGACACATGGGCAAAAAATGGCGATGTGATCTCTGCGGCTACTGAAACCACGAATGAAGAAATCCGGGATGACCTAAGCAAAGTCACTGTGCTGGTGACTCAAAATGTGCTCACCTCTCAGGGCGATGTCACTCCCTATTCCCAATTTGAAGTCACCGTGGATGCGGTGGCCACGACTGGTCAGTCAAAGCAAGAAATGACCTGGCTTGTGCAGCGCTTCGCTATTACCAACGTTATTTTTTAAAGGAGAACAACATGGCACTATCAACAGCAGAAAAAGCCCGCTGGGCAGAGATCGACTCCATCGTGGCAGAGCATAAGGCAAAATTAAAATCCGCTACCACGCATGAAACGCTCAAAGACTTTGCCGAAGAACAGGGTTTCATGAATGAAAATGACTTCGGGAAGTACAAGTTTTCCCTCAAGAAGATCGCTGTCTCTTATGAGGATCTGCGCGCTCAAACATTTGAAGCTCAAGACAAAGAACGGGCAGAAGCTCTAGAAAGTCTTGCATCTGATGCCCCCGCAGTCATGCTGTGGACAGGTGCAGTTGAAGGCGACAATGGTGAAGGCTCGTTTGCCATTTGCAACAGTGAAGACGATGCCATTTGGTATGGACGCTTCTTTGATGGTGACAAGATCCGCGTTGCGGGTGACCTTATCTCCGCAGAGCAATCTGTCGCAGAAAAGGCGGTATGGATTGCATCAAAAGCATTTGAGGCTGCGGGACACAAACAGGGCCGGCTCTATCTTCACAGCACCTGTCCTGCGCTAGATGAACACGAACTTCGTGCTCAAGGCGCACGCTTTGGCGTCGCTGTTGATATTGAAGTCAATGAGGATCTTCGCGCGGTGACGATGGCGGAGGTGCCGGGATTTAAGAAGTGGCAGGACAACAATCTGGCGGAACTGGTCGAGGCTGATACCGATGAGTAGAGACAATATTCGGCGTGCACAACAGCCTGGATCAGATCCACAGCTTGTGCTTGTGGCCTCATTGTTTGTCCTGTTACTTGCAGCGACTGTGGCAGTTCATCTCGCATTGGTGTATTCCAATGATAAAAACGGCCTTGAAGATGCTGTGCCGTGGAATCCCATCAATTTGTTTATCAGCCTAGCTAAAGGCCAATTCACCTGGACAACCGATGCCACCATCGTCACTGCTGTACTCTCAGTGATCTTTGCTTTTATTGCTGCGGGTTTTTGGTGGCTAATTCGGAAACCAAAGGCGGAAAAACGTGTTGATCAGGTGCGCCATCTGCTGGGTTCCAGCAGAGATATGGAATCTTTTTCCAAGAAGAAGGCTACTGATCTATCGAAAAAATGGCTTCCTGAACAGCTTGCAGAAAAATACCCTGGACTGAAATTTGGAACGGTGGTGGGCAACCGCAAAAGGGGTCTGTACTCCTCCTGGGAAGACCTCTATCTGGTGATTTTCGGGCCACGAATGGGCAAGACCACAACGCAGGTAATCCCTGCCATTGTCGATGCTCCCGGAGTCGTCATGACCACCTCAAATAAACGTGACATTGTGGATGAAACAGTGGCATTTACCTCCGCGCGTGGAAACGTGTGGGTGTTTGATCCCCAACGCATTGCAGCTGGCTTTGACCAAAATCCGTGGTTCTTTGATCCGTTGGATTCTTTGCGTGAAAATCCCGACATGATGGACAGTGCCGCACTTGCTTTGGCAGATATTTTCCTCTGTGCTCAAAGTGGGGATACTTCCGGTGGAGACAGCTATTTTCATAATGCTGGCCGGGATCTTACCTCCAGGCTTCTTATGGCAGCAGCTATTGGCGGACGACCAATTAGTGATGTCTTTATCTGGGCAAATGATGATTCTGATCGCACGCCGGTGGCAATTTTATCCGGCGATGGCGGGTGGGATCAACAGGCCTCAGCGTTGGCAGCAACTTATTCGATCACCGAACGTACGCGAAGCGGAATTTTCTCTCAAGCTGCGCAGATGGTCGCACCTCTAGGACGAAAAGAAGCAGTGAAATGGGTGACCCCAACCGCTGGTGCCAGGCGTTTCATACCAGCTGACTTTGTTCGCACCGCTCATGACACGCTGTATGTCCTTTCAAAAGAAGGCCCCGATTCCGCAGCAGCACTCACCACTGCATTAGTGGCGTCGATCATGCAAGCAGCAGAACGCTACGGTGAAGCCAATGGCGGCAGGTTACCTGTGCCCCTGGTGGCAGCACTAGATGAGGCTGCAAACGTTGTGCGCTGGCCGGAACTACCCAAATTGTATTCCCACTATGGATCGCGCTCGATCATTCTCATGACGATCTTGCAGTCCTACGCCCAGGGGGTAAGTGTCTGGGGAGAAGAAGGGATGGAGGCCTTGTGGTCTGCGTCCGCGATCATGCTCTATGGCGGGGGCGTTCGTGATGAAAAGATGCTGTCAAAGATGGTGGAGCTTATCGGAGATGCAGAAGAACGTTCCAAGTCAGTGTCTTCCTCACGTGATGGGCGTTCAGTCTCGACGTCGCTTCATGAAAAGAAAATCTTAACTGTGGCCGAACTGTCGTCACTTGAGCAGGGACGCGCGATTGTTTTCGCTACGAAACATCGTCCGATTTTGGCTGAGCTTGAGCCGTGGTGGGAACGTCCGTGGCCACAGGAAACCAAAGACCTCCTTCGGATCACCAAAGCTTAGTGTTATGCAACCCTCCGATAGAAAGAGATAGATCATGTCTGAGATGATTAAGCAGAAAGTTGAGCAGGCACTTTTAACGCCGGCGCTTTCGGAAGTTGGCGCGCAAATTGGAGAGCTGGCACAGGCCTATGGCCATGACAATGAGATTGCGCAGCTTCTCCTTAACTTCGTGGAGAACGAGTTAGGAAATATCAAGGCCAGCCTCGATACACAATCTATTCCTGAGCCACAGTTTGCATCGGTCTTTGAGTTTGTCGATGACTGGTTACTGCATGTCTATCCGTACACCCAAGCGCGGGAGCGGGATGTGAAGTGGACTCCATTTTGGTGGTCTCATCCCGAGGCTGTGCTGCGGTTGACGTCGCTGTGGCAGCGTTTTGAGAATCTTCGTGTGGCTGAGCCAGCAACATATTTGGAAACATTTTTGCGTGTTCATGCTGATTATCACATGCGGGTGCTCATGGCTGATGAAGGCGTTTTTGATGATTCACGACGTGAAGATACTCCCTCAATTCCACTTCCTAGTGCCCCAATCCCGGAGAAGAAGTAAATGGAAAAGCAAATGACAAGCATTGATCAGAAGTTGGCGTCGCTGGTGGCCACGGTTATTCAGTCTTCTAGATTTCGGAAGCATCCGGTTCCAATGCGGACGTATCGGCCAGGAGCTCGACAGCTTAAAAGCTACAGCACTGTGCGTCTGATCCGTGAAGTTCACAGACGATCTGTCGAGTCAAAGGGTAACTTATCTGAGCGAGATAAATCGCTGTTCTCAACGGAACTGCAGCGTCGCCAGTTCTCCACGACAGCTGCAATTGTTACTCGTGCTGGAATCGCCGTGATGATCGCCCCGTTGCTAGAAAGGCTTATCAATCAAGGTCTGAATGAATCACAAGCTGCGATTGATGAAGCAACAACGGATCTTCTAGCATCTGAGAACGTCGATCTTGATCATGATGTGATCGAACCGTTTACGTCTGCAGATCTTCTCGATGATATGCGGGATCAAAATCTTGATCCCGCAATGATTGAAAAGTTCGATATGGTGGCCCACTTCATGGTGACTGATCTTGGAGCAGCGATTGAACAGCAAAACGCTGTAGAGCAACCAGCTCAGAGCTTTGACCTTGAAGCCCTAGCTGAGATTTCAACCGAAGTCGCAGAACTATAGACATCTAAGTGATTCCGCTGGATGAGTAAAGTCACAAAAGTCCGTTGATCAAATGCGGTTGGGGAAATTTCACAAGGTGGTTGGAGACACTAGTGTCTCCAGATCGTCACTTTGGTATCAATGCCTTAGTCGCGACGTGAGGATAGAAGCCCTGACAATTTGAACTGTAATCCTGAAGGTATTAATCGCGATCGACGGCTACCTTCAGGATCTGTGGCGGTTTTAACGCGTGTGTTCAAAGGTTGACGACCTGTCAAGCAATCGTAACCGCGATAAAGGATGCTGTGTTTTACGTAGTGGGAAAGAAGTGGAGATCCTCGTTTCCTGCTTCATGCCAGGGTTCAGTGGATACAGAACCCTGGCATGAAGCACTTAGAATGAACTTCCCCACGAGCTTGATCTTGGGTGTAGTGGCATAGGCGCAGTGGGGTGGAGCTCTCGCCCTCTGTGTGCCCTGTCACGTTCAGAGTCGGTGAAAGCAAGGTTGGCAAATACGGTTTCTCTAATCCAGCTGACCCGGGAGCTTATGTTGGTGTGCCACATCAGTCGATCTTGCCCCTGAGCGCAGTTTGGATTATACCCCCCTCCGGTGTGGACCGCATAGATTACGTTTCCTTTAAAGATAGGTCCGCCAGAATCTCCGCTACAAGAGCGAGACGCAGAAGTTGATGTGCCCTCGAAGAGGTCAGTGTAGATCGCTTGGCCAAAGTCCAGTGAGTTCAGATGCTTGGAAATCTGAGTGGTGGCTTCGGAAGCGAAACTATTGGTAGCTCCGTACCCAATCAAGGTTGCTGTTTCACCCACTGAAAGCGGCTTCGTCGATATCTCAAATTTATCGGCATCGATGCCTTCTTCCGTCTTGATGAGTGCTACATCATCGGTGTCGGACATTGTGTAAACGTTTGCGATGCCGGCTATTTCTCCATCGAATTGCTCAAGATACCCCAATGCTTGGGGATGTCCAGCTACGCAGTGATGTGCGGTTAACCAGAAACTATCCCCGAGATACGAGGCAGTACAAGTTCTGCGCGCAGGTGGAGGTTCAAGTTTTTCATCTGTTGATGCTGAGAGCGAATTGCTTATCCACAGTGCCGCAATCCGGTTATCTTCAACGGGAGTAGTGCTGGTTGCTTGTAACTTTGGAGTATCGAATGCAAGTGTTTCTGTCAGCGGTAAGGCGTTTGCGGTGACCGGTGATGATAGCGCTGTTGCAGTGGTTAGCATAGCTAAGATCGCGGGAAGAAAGCGTTTTAAGAGAAGGTGCATAGCTCTTTTCCAAAGTGGTACGAGGTCATGGGGAAGGACTTTGAAGGTAATTTTGATGTTTCTCCGCGGGAACTCTATCACTAAATTAAGGTTAGAAGAGGTTTTTGAAACCACCTTTACATCTAATTGACAGGATCTTCCATGAACAGATTATTGAAGCAATGTCTGGCTGGCGTGACGGCCGCATTCATTGTCATAGGGAGTGCAGCAAGTGCTGATGCTCAAGCGCTGTCATCTTCATTTCCGTTGGGGTCGTCTCAGGGGGTAATTGATCCTCCATCGAATTTGGAGCCCTCCTTCGATGGAGAGACTTCTTCTCCCAACTATCCAATTTTTCCAGAAGATACGGTAGTATCTTCAGGAGAAGTCATAGACTTCCAGCTTGACCCAGAGGAAACTTTGGACTGGAAACCAACTGAAAAACCAAACCCTAATATTACTCTCGGGCAAATGCGTAGTGATAGGGAAGAAATCCCTGGGGGCTTTACTAAAGCTGAAGCTGATTTAGCTGAGATCAGAGAAGCCCAACTAGAAGATGAAGCGTAGCCTACTCTAAATGCTTTGTCAGGGTGCAAAGTTTACTGGCCGTCCCCTTACCAGGTGTGCGGTTTGATACGAGAGCTTTACGATTCTATCGGTGGTCCACAGAGCTTTCTCACGTTTCCCAAGTCTAATGAGCTGACAAATCCAGACGGTGTTGGGAAAAGAACAGAGTTCATTAATGGCTTCATCTACTGGCATCCCAACACTGGTGCCCATACGGTTAGCATTCCAGCTACAGTTGTCTGGGCCAAATATGGATGGGAATCGGGGCACTTTGGTTACCCGTTAACTAGTGATGTGTCCCTTGGTGATCAGTGGTTCAGGCAGAGTTATCAAGGTGGATATATTTACACCCGAAATTCAGTTCCTGCAGTTCAAGCAGGAATTCAAGGAGCTATCTACGACAAGTGGGCTGCTATGGGGGCGCAAAATAGTGTTCTTGGATTCCCTATCGGTAACGAGGAAACTACGCCAGATGGAGCGGGGAAATATAACCTCTTTGAGCGAGGAATTATGATTTGGCATCCACTTTATGGTGCGTATGCAATAACTGGAGATATCCTTCTCCAATGGGTCTATTCTGGAGGCTATACAGGACAAGTAGGATACCCCACTAGCGATCCTGTGGAAGATACTGACGGTTGGAAAAAGCAAGATTTTGTCGACGGTCCAATCTATGGAAAACATCTCGAAACTATTTTTCCATCTTGGAACCCTGCAGCCGGGGCGGAAGATGAAAGTCCCACCCTTCAGAATGACGCACGAGGAATAGCAGGTGGTAATTCGTACACAGACCACGAAATTATACCTAGGTTTGAAGACGCCTGTGGCGAAGACTTGATCCTTCGGCGGGGCTGGTATGACCCGGCGGTAAAAAAAGGACCATGGGGATATGACAAAATTGTCCACAAACATGGTCTATGGAGCATTCGCACTATCGAGACGTATTTATCAAAAGCATGCAAAGATAGGACGGAAGGTACTGATCGGGTATACGAAGACGAAATTGACAATAGAATATGCGATCTTCTTCAGATTTGTAGACCTACTGGTGAAACCTTTACCTTGCGATCAGTTTACGAAACAGAAGCATTTGGCGGTGCTCGTGAAAATCGAGGTATCAACACAATGTATCCACCATCAGGAGGGACTGCGGATAAAGTTCCTGAGTGGTTCAATGTCAACGATAACAAGGACGAGAGATGATGTTGCTCTTGATGAATCTGCCCCGGTTTGTTGAGTTTATGGATAAAAAACTTCACATTATCGAAACTGAGAACATCTATGTCGAGGCTGGACAGCAGAAGTATGCACATTTGAATGTTATTAGTGCATGGGATGATGGGCTGATTTATCAAATGGTTATCCGTGTTGATGCGGGCACTGTTCAAAGATTCGTTGGTTATTCTAGTTCGGCAGATCGAAACCTTCGTGAGTTTGGAGAAGCTTCAGATGATTACGCAGGCTTAGAGGATTTTTTGTCGCAGCACATTCGTCGTGAAAGCATGTACGGAGATTTCATTCTCCGGAGGCTTGAGGAGTCTCCGGATGAGATTGTGTGGCGCTATCCAGAACCAAACGATGAAACCCCTAGCACTTTGAAAGAGCTATTCGCATTAAAGGATAAGGAGAATATCTGGTTCAGTTCAAACTTTCAGCCGACAAATTAGTCATCATAGCGTGCAAGTTTGTTGCGGAGTTATAGTAATCTTCGTTCGTTTTTGTGGGCTGATTTTTAAAGGACTCAATGCCTTTAAAAGGCGCGATCATCCTGTCGTTCTATCAGAATTGCAGGAAGTTCATCTTTGTCTGGCAGATGGCTTTGCTCGAAGCGTGAAGCGCCCGTGGAGGTAGATGCAATCGGAAGATCGGTATCTACCTCACAATCACGTAGCTCAGACATGAAGCTTGTTGTCGTGGTGTGATCTGCTTGTGCGCCGGTGAGATCAGAGCTGAGGAAGGTAGCGAAGTTTGCGGCAGCACCTCTCAAGTCCAGGTTTTTTAATTGACTCCACGTGACCTCCAGCATATGAATTACAGCATGTGCAAAGGACATATTTTCACCGTCAACGCTCAAGAAATCAACCTTGGCGGAGTAGTCTGCATCTGCACCTATAGTAGCTCCTGCAAAGCTTGTACCCTCCATGTGTGACATGGAGAAGTTCACCGCTTTAAGTGATGAATCGGCAAAGGATGCATCATCTAACCGGCACTTGGTGAAGGTGACGAGATTAAGTTGTGCTCCATCAAAGCGGGCGTTGGTGAAGTCGCAGTTTTCAAATTTCAGGCCTCGTAAATCTTGGCCTTGAAGATCGAGACCAGTGAAGTTCTGGTTCTCGATGATGTCGCCTTCGGTGAAGATTACATCTGTGGCCACCGCTTGCTGAGCTGTGTGACCGTGAAGGAACTCTGCTTGGTTTTCGTCTAACCACGTCACTAATTCCATGTCCGTCAAGTGGGACAGTGGGGGAATGCTAAAAGTGTCTGGTTCTTCGGGAAGATGTTGGCGAAGTTTATAAGCCAGGAGCCGACCCAAGTCTTTATAATTGTCACAGTGACGCATAGCTTCTTGGGTCAATGGGCGCGGGTCAATCCCTGACTTTAACAAAAATCGCCATGCAGCATCGACTGGTTCGAGTCCATCTCCAGTGGTGGTCAATGCTTGGTAATCGGCTGTAGAGAGGCTTTCCACAAATTCGGTTAGATGTGCAGAGACGAATTGATCTACTGCTAAGTCATGGCCATGAATCCAGAGTGCGCGCTTGCGATCTGGGGCGGTTGCTTCGTCAACGTTTTGCCATAAGGTCTCGATAGCTGAGGTCTGGTGATTGTCCTTTTTAAGTACCTTTTCCAGCACATCGCGTGCTGTAGGAGCTGCATCATTACCGCCGTGGTGGTAGTGAGCGTCCTCAGCGTCTTCGTCAAGAATGTGCTCTGTGACCGTGTACGTGTAGGTTGCGTATTTGCCACGAGTGAGTGCAACATACAGCCCTGCTCGATCAACAGATTGGTCGATAACTGCCCTCGCAACATCGACTGTTGCGCCCTGTGCGCGGTGGACTGTGGATGCGTATCCTAGTTGCACATTGGTGGTGACGTAGTCAGCGGGAAGTGTCTTTCGATCACCGCTATTATTGTCAACAACAATAAGTTCGCCTGTCTCGGAAATAGCTTCAATGGTGAATAGATCGCCGTTCGAGACTCGTCCTGTAACGCCATGCTGTGCGTAGGTGAAAACGGTATTTTTGCGTGCTAAAACTACGTCTCCCACTCCGCATACTTCATCTCGACTGAGTTTAATAGTGCGGCTATCATCGACTTCTTTGTTCTCGATTCGCGCGCTTCGAATCATTTCATTTAGTGCCGCAACATCGGCATTGGTGGAGGCTAGAAGCAGGGATTGTCGTCCTGCAGCGGTGTCATGAAGATAGTCTTGAGCTGCATCAGTGAGCATTGATTCCCGTGCGCCACCGGTAACCCAGCCCCGTTCAAAGTGCAGATCGAGACCTTCTGAATTTCCCTCCCGGATCTTCAAAGAGGCCTCGGACTGCTCTGTATCATCTTTGAAACGCATGACATCTGTGAGCGTTACTGTGTTCCCAGTTCGGGTCATTGCACCAAATAGGCCGCCTGATTCCACAGCGTCAAGCTGTTTTGGATCACCGATGAATCGCACGACTGCGCCAGCTGCGCGAGCAATGTCAATCAAAGCGGAAATGTTGGTTGTTGATGCCATTCCCGCTTCGTCTACTAGCAGCATATCGCCGGGATTAATCTCGATTGGAAGTTCAGTTACGTCGTGGCCACGCTTGCTGGGGTGCTTTCCATTCCATACGAATGTCAGTGAATCAATGGTGGATGCTGGCGCGTCGATGTCTTTGGCTAAGACTTTCGCAGCTGCAGCAGATGGTGCCAAACCAATGACGTTGCCACCTGTTTTCTTCCATGTGGTGGCCACCAATTTCATGGATGCAGTCTTGCCTGTTCCAGCAGGTCCGACACCAGTTGCAGCGAGTGTTCCACAAGTTAAAAGATGACGGGCGAGGGCTTCTTGGCCATCATTGAGTGACCAGCCCTCTCTGTCTGTGTGAGCTGTAAGTTCAGAAGAAACAAGAGAGTTTGAAGCAAAAACTGCAACTGGTTCAAGAACAGCGTCGAGTGCTTTTTGCTCTGCTTCGAGGACTTCTTTTGTCGTGAAAACCTCTGAGTCTAGGAGCTTGTCAATCGCGTGTCCATCGGCATCAAGCAGCTGGGTGGGGAGGTCTAGCTGCTCATTCGCATTTAGTGAAATGCCATGTCGGTCAATGATTTTTTCGAGTATTTGGTCTTGAAT encodes the following:
- a CDS encoding ATP/GTP-binding protein, giving the protein MTKTTELDFFDLHQRISAGELQPPPALTTRGRAYRRWLKEHTSIPDMDGIRFDHSYHSPRVTGFFGSGAGTASVVSGGLEWQTTTNLGAGFSPNVVGAPAPIIGTPLGRHVTTGADVGCDAMSWFREGIIANPSAFVLSLPGLGKSTLIRKMLMGGVAQGHIPIIAGDIKGEYVGFTQQVGGQVITIGHGEGKINPLDVGALGRVIPLLESSKEHLEKTGNGDLIERAKEQVHGRQVTMVATLVGLGRGAPIADWEAMLVSVTLRELSADSRFSWEHPPILTDLIEILEEGSTNLRKKARARTDEAWQERIDDLVLSLNALLDGATGQIFAGQTTDPIQVDSTAVCIDVSAVDRGDSSMKAAVMMACWSSAFGAIEASHMLADAGLGDQKYFSVTLDEMWQVLSSAPDMVGQVDSLTRLNRTSATALHMITHTFKDLESLPTEEDRKKAMGFIERAGMVVCGGLPNSELDILSSRLEFSPAEASMITSWSKGAHLRRSRTFGARSSPPGRGRFMIKPSKDGSAGVPVQVVLTPTEITDRLHDTNQRFDTYFSDGES
- a CDS encoding transposase, which encodes MRAHRFSAEFRDEVIKEFITTWESYSHPTKAATTIACENGIGRSTLEGWLRQEGVWPAPRAGRILELEQEVRRLRAKVEELKKKAV
- a CDS encoding peptidoglycan DD-metalloendopeptidase family protein; the protein is MKKVIAIALAIVLFIVILVSAIMSSDEEKCYPSRQPMGSGVPAGAFSLPEANAMDHITSGFRSADRPTHQGLDIAQGAGTPLYAFADGVVSKAGSASGFGQWIVLDHQLDGQLVSTVYGHLFPEDVHVSAGDTVKAGQHIGNEGYNGEVYPPGEQGAHLHFEVWPGGRDAGASVDPMPWLERAVEPGTADSPDTETSPIPTPVLDADSSTRLDETNLQTDAIKLGRALVAQFPEVAAFGGWRANGGYASDHTEGRSIDAMIADYSSSEGIALGNRIRDYVLVNKEAFNVDYVIWRQELFPANGSPYMMEDRHSLTENHFDHVHISVLGAGLPNGSETYDVPGSDGSSPNFATGDCDTNLSAEHVDADLDEATIPEELRRWFQLAGQVCPEVSAPTVTGLVFHESGGFNANAVSPVGAQGYGQFMPGTWASVGAKVDENGQVIGAPGSGSPSDPGDAIMASARYLCEIAESQEPMIASGEISGDPLSLMLAGYNAGPGAVQQYGGVPPYAETQKYVVIVPQEIERFTKV
- a CDS encoding type IV secretory system conjugative DNA transfer family protein, producing the protein MSRDNIRRAQQPGSDPQLVLVASLFVLLLAATVAVHLALVYSNDKNGLEDAVPWNPINLFISLAKGQFTWTTDATIVTAVLSVIFAFIAAGFWWLIRKPKAEKRVDQVRHLLGSSRDMESFSKKKATDLSKKWLPEQLAEKYPGLKFGTVVGNRKRGLYSSWEDLYLVIFGPRMGKTTTQVIPAIVDAPGVVMTTSNKRDIVDETVAFTSARGNVWVFDPQRIAAGFDQNPWFFDPLDSLRENPDMMDSAALALADIFLCAQSGDTSGGDSYFHNAGRDLTSRLLMAAAIGGRPISDVFIWANDDSDRTPVAILSGDGGWDQQASALAATYSITERTRSGIFSQAAQMVAPLGRKEAVKWVTPTAGARRFIPADFVRTAHDTLYVLSKEGPDSAAALTTALVASIMQAAERYGEANGGRLPVPLVAALDEAANVVRWPELPKLYSHYGSRSIILMTILQSYAQGVSVWGEEGMEALWSASAIMLYGGGVRDEKMLSKMVELIGDAEERSKSVSSSRDGRSVSTSLHEKKILTVAELSSLEQGRAIVFATKHRPILAELEPWWERPWPQETKDLLRITKA
- a CDS encoding DUF4913 domain-containing protein, which produces MSEMIKQKVEQALLTPALSEVGAQIGELAQAYGHDNEIAQLLLNFVENELGNIKASLDTQSIPEPQFASVFEFVDDWLLHVYPYTQARERDVKWTPFWWSHPEAVLRLTSLWQRFENLRVAEPATYLETFLRVHADYHMRVLMADEGVFDDSRREDTPSIPLPSAPIPEKK